A portion of the Anthonomus grandis grandis chromosome 7, icAntGran1.3, whole genome shotgun sequence genome contains these proteins:
- the LOC126738431 gene encoding uncharacterized protein LOC126738431, whose translation MKHIKDLSGLCRDELVQFINSFDYVFFDIDGVLLLATTPLAGARECIEVFKKLKKQIGFVTNNTISSFEETKSKLAPFGATSHEIVTPVMSVVAYLKKIPDISDIFCIGGHVLRDTLQQAGYNIVNFEEIPLQEDMSSIRKICLDFLENSKNVGAIVVDLDVNFRLIQAEAAILLLNRNPSMPFIVAATDDSGPLTENIQFIGNQFYVNAIERLGKKECTILAKPSIELKHYLEERFKIPDLNKVLFIGDSLTSDITFANRAGFQSLLVLSGQTKLDDLVNWTHQEENRPDYYIKCLDSFYQLLCQLELC comes from the exons ATGAAGCACATTAAAGATTTGAGTGGTTTGTGTCGAGATGAATTGGTGCAGTTTATAAATTCAtttgattatgttttttttgatattgaTG gggTTCTACTGTTAGCTACCACTCCCTTGGCAGGAGCTCGTGAATGTAtcgaagtttttaaaaaattgaaaaaacaaatcgGATTTGTAACAAATAATACTATTAGTTCCTTTGAAGAG ACAAAATCCAAGCTAGCACCATTTGGAGCTACCTCTCATGAAATAGTGACGCCAGTGATGTCagttgttgcttatttaaagaAGATCCCTGACATCTCAGATATATTTTGCATAGGTGGACATGTGCTACGAGATACTTTACAACAAGCTGGATATAACATTGTAAATTTTGag GAAATTCCGCTCCAGGAGGACATGAGCTCTATACGGAAAATTTGTCTAGACTTCctggaaaattctaaaaatgttgGTGCAATTGTGGTAGATCTGGATGTGAATTTTAGACTTATACAAGCAGAAGCAGCGATTTTGTTGCTAAACAGAAACCCTTCCATGCCTTTTATAGTTGCTGCTACTGATGATAGTGGACCTCTTACAGAAAATATTCAGTTTATTG gaaatcAATTTTATGTTAATGCCATAGAAAGACTAGGCAAAAAAGAATGTACAATATTAGCTAAGCCAAGTATAGAATTGAAACACTATCTTGAAGAGAGATTCAAAATTCCTGATTTAAACAAAGTTTTGTTTATTGGAGATTC GCTTACATCAGATATTACATTTGCAAATCGAGCAGGATTTCAAAGTCTCCTCGTCTTGAGTGGACAAACAAAATTGGACGACCTAGTCAACTGGACTCATcaagaagaaaatagaccagattattatattaaatgcttAGACTCTTTTTATCAACTATTGTGCCAACTAGAATTAtgctaa